The Microbulbifer sp. YPW1 genome contains the following window.
GTTACCGCGTTTCTTCCACGAGGCCAGGAACAGTGTGGCCAGGCCCAACAGGATTTCGTCAACAAACGGGACCAGGTCGGGAATGATCAGGTCAATCAGGAACAGCGCGCAGATCCACTTGAACAATTGTGGGTGCTTGAGCCTGCGGGCATAGTTCAGAAACCAGACCACCAGGGAACTCGGGATTACGCGCTTCATATCGATAGTGACTGGAACTGCTTTCGAGACCGTGATGGGAGTATAGCCCGAGGCCGCCTGACCAGCAGAACGCGCAAAGGTTCCGGGTGTAATATTGCGCATTATCTGGCGCGAAATGCCTCATGGCTGCTCAGAGATTAACCCGCTTGGGCGCAACACTAGTCTCACAAGTGAGCAGTATCAGGTGGTCGGTGGGCGTTGCCCCCGGAATGGCAGTGGCAATTGCTCGGGCCCCAATTCGGCGCGTAAATCCTTGAGTTTTACGCCCACCCCGAGCAGGCGAATGGGATCGTTGCGCTTGTCCCAGCTTTGTTGCAACAGTTGTTTGAATTCACTGATGCGCGCCGACCGACTGCCGCGTTCTTGGGTAGACTGCGCAAAGTCGGTGTACTTGACCTTTATGATGGCGGCACTGATTTCATAGCGGTCGCCCAGTTTCTCCATCCGCTCCTGAAGTCTGCCGAAAAGATGGGTCATCTGTTCCTGCCAGTCATCGAGACTTTTCAGGTCTTCGGTAAAAGTGTGTTCCACGCTGACACTCTTGCGCGAACCATCGCCGCTCACCGCCCTGTCGTCCACACCGCGGCAGAGCTGATACAAACGATTGCCAAACTTGCCGTATTTCTGCACCAGTTCCACCAGGCTAAATCGCCTCAGATCACTGCAGTTGTGGATCCCCTGGCGGTGCATCTTTTCTGCGGTGACGCGGCCGACGCCGTGAATCTTTTTTACCGGTAGGCGCAGGACAAAGTCTTCCACCGCATCCGGGTGAATGACCGTCAGTCCATCGGGTTTTTGCCAGTCGCTGGCGATTTTGGCGAGGAATTTATTGGGGGCGACACCCGCGGAGATAGTAATTCCCAGTTCCTGCTGGACACGGGCGCGGATCTCGCGGGCGATCAGGGTTGCACTGCCATTGCAATGCGCGCTGTTGCTGACATCCAGAAAAGCCTCATCCAGGGAAAGTGGTTCTATTAAGTCGGTATAGGTAAGAAATATTTCCCGAATTTGCGCGCTGACTTCCCGATATTTTTTCATGTTACCCGGCACTACAATCAGGTCAGGACAGAGCTTTTTCGCTTGGGAGGTCGGCATCGCTGAGCGCACACCAAAGCTGCGCGCCTCGTAGTTACAGGTAGAAATCACTCCTCGGCGGTCGCTGGCGCCACCCACGGCGACAGGACGACCCCGCAGGTTGGGGTCGTCCCGCATTTCTACCGAGGCGTAGAAACAGTCGCAGTCGCAATGGATGATTTTCCGCATGCTGTGATTATATACAGTATCTGCCCCCAGGCCACGCTCTATTCGATGAACTTGTAAAGGTCGCGCTATCAATGGAGGTGCACCATGAGTCATATGCCTTTAGTGGAAACGCCCGTGGAGGAACGGGTTCACGCGGTGCTGGATGATATTCGAACCACGCTGGGAATGGTGCCGGCGATATTCCGGGCCTGCGCCAACAATCCGACGCTACTGAGGATACTGTGGGAGAGATATCAGCATGTAATGCTGACCGGTGCCCTGTCGCCGAGGTTGAAGGAGGGAATCGCGTTGATGGTGGCAGCGGATGAACACAGTGATTACGGGATTGCTCTGCACAGCGCGGCGCTGGAGAAGCTGGGGGTGGATCCGCGAGAGGTATTGAAAATTCGCACCGACCCGGATCACGCGCACTATGACCCCAAAAATCACGCGCTACTTGAGGTGGCGCGACACGCGAACAACCGCCCGCACGATCATGCAGGCGAAGTGATCGACACGGCAAGAAAAACGGGGGCCAGCGATGCCGAAATCATCGAAGCGCTGGCGGTGGCGGGGTTGGCCTCGGAGGTAAGCCGCACGGCCGCATTTCTCTCCGTTCCTTCAGATTAAGTTTGATACTTTGCCACGCTATCCGATTTAACCAGGCCTTTTAAAATGGCCTTTCAGTGTGGTTGTTTATTGACCGTTTTATGCTGGAATCCCGGGTCACATAGGCTGTGTTTTTTTAGCGGGACGCCGTCCGGGAATTATTTCCCATAATTGACAATCTGTGCCTTTTCCTCGTTGTCAAGGGGAGGAAGCCTATCCATAATCTTCCGATCTAATAAAACAAGATTCGATTTCTGGGGGGTATATGGATCTGGCAAAGCTTGGTGCAATTCTGTTGTCAGGATTTGTTTTGGCTGCTTGTGGCGGCGGGGGTGGGTCTTCGGACTCCGGTGGTGGAGCTTCCAGTAGCTCTTCCAGCAGCAGTTCTTCGGGAAGCTCCAGTGGCTCCTCAAGCAGTAGCTCGTCGAGCAGCAGTTCCTCAGGAGGGGCCAGCAGCTCTTCGGGAAGTAGCTCGTCGGGTAGCAGTTCTTCCAGCAGCGGCTCGTCCGGCGGTACCGATTCGGCACCTCCACAGGCTGAAATCATTTTCCCCTGGAAAATTTCTCGCAGTGACCAAAAGACCCTCCTGGTGAAGGGGGTAGCTTCAGATGAGAATGGCATTAGGGCGGTTCGGGTCAATGGCATTGATGCTGAGCTAACCGTGGTCTCTTCGACCGCTCCTTCGCCAAAGAGCCCGAATATGGCACCGCTGCCGGCATTCTCCGGAACCGGTAGCGAAAGCGACGGCTCTGGCACCGATGTGACCTGGGAAGTTTCGGTTCCCGCGCAGGACGGAGAGTCTACCGAACTGGTTGTTGAGACCGAGGATGATCAGGGCAACCTGGATTCTGAAGCGGAAACTGCCCAGATTATTCAGAAAAAGGTCCCGACGTCTTTCGTCGTCGATGAGGTTCATCGGCGACTTATCGGGCAGGCAAACAACAAGTCTTTGCTCACTTACGGTCTGGACGACGAGAGCTACTCCAGTGTCGAATTGGCGGAGCCAAAGTTTTGCTCGGGATTGGGGTATCGCCCGGATCAGGAAAAGGCAGTCTGTGCGACCCTGGTTGAGGATTGGTTTCGCCTGACCCAGATCGATCTGGAAAGTGGAGAAGATCAAGTCCTTCTCACCGAGCAGTTAGCGCTGGACCCGGAAGAATGGTCGTTTGCAAATGTGCTCAAACTCGAGGTATCCGAAGATGGTGCGTCGGCCTATATACTGACCAAGTTTTTCTCCAGCGTGGATTACGCGCTCAATAAGCCAGTAATTTTCCGCTACGACTTTTCCGCCGGTGAATTGGTCACTTTGGTTGATGGGAAAGTAAACAATGGCGACAAAGTTACCACGGATACGTTTACCCTGGCGGATGAAGGGATCGTTGTTTTCAATGATGAGTTTGGCAGCGTAGATGCTGCTTACTTGATCGACTATGCCGGCGAATCCCTAACGCCCGTATCTCTGCTACCAGACTTGATTCTGGCTAACCTCGATGTGAATGCCGATGGGAGCTTGTTATTTACCGCCGGTTTTGACGGCATTGCCAAAACCGATGTTGCAGAGCAGAGCTCGGAAGTGATTTCTCTGGAGAGTGAGCAGAGCTTTTTTCAGGTAGATCAGATTCGTTCCGTGCGCCTGGATGAGGCCAATAACCGACTGCTTATTGGCGACGATGGCTTCGATTATGTATTGGCGATCGATACCGAAACGGGTGAGCGCTCTGAGTTTGCGGGTAACGGAGTGGGCACAGGCAAGCGCATGTTGGCGCTCAGGTCCCTGGCGCTGGATGAAGTCAATGCAAAAGCCTACATTCTGGACGATGGGGGCAACGCGTCTTCCTACTTGATAGAAGTGGACCTGACGACAGGCAATCGCTCTATCCTGGCGGACTTTGGTGATGTCTGCCATCAGATAGCACAGGAGGTTGTTTTGCATCCAGAGGCCAATCAGGCCTATGCAGTATTCGACGGTGTCGTTTACTCCGTCAGCTTGGCCGATGGCAGTTTTGCAGTATTAACCGGTGATGAGTGCGGCGCAGCCGGTTTCGCGTTTACCGGGGGGGACCTCGATATTGATAATGGCAGGTTACTGCTGACAGATACCGCACTTAATGGTGTGGCGGCGGTCGACCTTGCTACAGGTACATATAGTGTTCTGATCGAGTCCGACGAGGAACTCGATGTTCCCGTGGATCTGGTTGTTGATACCGCGACCAATAGTGCCTATATCGTATCGCAGGCAATTGATGGCCTGCATCAATATGACCTGGAAACCGGAGAACTGGTTGCTCTGCTGGATGCGTGCCTCGAGTCTTCAGTCAATGATATTCTGGACCCGAATATTGGCTCGGTTCAAAACGTGACGATGGACCCCGGTGGGCAGTATCTTTGGATTTCGGGAGATAGGGTAGGGAAGTACAATCTGCAGTCGCCCACGTGCCAGACAGAAATCGGCCGTACCCACAGCGTCCTGGACGTGAAGGTTACGTCCAAAGGACAGTTGCTGGGCACGGTGTTCAATCAGATGATTCAACTGGATTTTGAAACAGGTGAAGCCGTGGTAATTTCCAAGTAAGCGGCATTTTAGTACACAAAAAAAAGGCCACCGATTGGTGGCCTTTTTTGTTGCTGGGAGGTTAGCGCTCCAGCAGCTCCAGTTTCCCGGTCTTGCCATCCCACTCCTCGGCATCCGGCAGGGGATCTTTCTTTTCGGTAATGTTCGGCCACACTTCCGACAGCTCGGCGTTCAGCTCGATATATTCCTGCTGATCGTCCGGTACCTCATCTTCGGAGAAGATGGCATTGGCGGGGCACTCTGGCTCGCACAGTGCGCAGTCAATGCACTCGTCCGGGTGAATCACCAGGAAGTTGGGACCTTCATAGAAACAGTCTACCGGGCAAACTTCCACACAGTCGGTGTATTTGCACTTGATGCAGTTTTCCCCAATTACGAATGTCATGCTTGTCCCTCGATAATGCTATGGCGTTGCCGCTGCCCGGCCAGCTCTGCATGCCGACCGCGCCCTATTCTGAAAGCAGCGGATTTTAGCAAGGTCTGGCGCG
Protein-coding sequences here:
- a CDS encoding DUF6116 family protein encodes the protein MKRVIPSSLVVWFLNYARRLKHPQLFKWICALFLIDLIIPDLVPFVDEILLGLATLFLASWKKRGNAPETAEERTAETQSSEIRREKVVTGHAEKMDDPENKSTPKDGHGKH
- the dinB gene encoding DNA polymerase IV; this translates as MRKIIHCDCDCFYASVEMRDDPNLRGRPVAVGGASDRRGVISTCNYEARSFGVRSAMPTSQAKKLCPDLIVVPGNMKKYREVSAQIREIFLTYTDLIEPLSLDEAFLDVSNSAHCNGSATLIAREIRARVQQELGITISAGVAPNKFLAKIASDWQKPDGLTVIHPDAVEDFVLRLPVKKIHGVGRVTAEKMHRQGIHNCSDLRRFSLVELVQKYGKFGNRLYQLCRGVDDRAVSGDGSRKSVSVEHTFTEDLKSLDDWQEQMTHLFGRLQERMEKLGDRYEISAAIIKVKYTDFAQSTQERGSRSARISEFKQLLQQSWDKRNDPIRLLGVGVKLKDLRAELGPEQLPLPFRGQRPPTT
- a CDS encoding carboxymuconolactone decarboxylase family protein produces the protein MSHMPLVETPVEERVHAVLDDIRTTLGMVPAIFRACANNPTLLRILWERYQHVMLTGALSPRLKEGIALMVAADEHSDYGIALHSAALEKLGVDPREVLKIRTDPDHAHYDPKNHALLEVARHANNRPHDHAGEVIDTARKTGASDAEIIEALAVAGLASEVSRTAAFLSVPSD
- the fdxA gene encoding ferredoxin FdxA, translated to MTFVIGENCIKCKYTDCVEVCPVDCFYEGPNFLVIHPDECIDCALCEPECPANAIFSEDEVPDDQQEYIELNAELSEVWPNITEKKDPLPDAEEWDGKTGKLELLER